Genomic window (Lynx canadensis isolate LIC74 chromosome A1, mLynCan4.pri.v2, whole genome shotgun sequence):
GGAGGCCGGCCATAGGGCCCCCAGGGAGGCCAAGGTGGAAGGCCCCGGGCCAACCCTCGACTGCCGCCGCGGGGGCGAGAAGAAGGGCAGATTGGAAGCGGAGGAGGTCATGAGGGATGCAGCGAAAGGCGGGGAAGGTAAAAACCTGGTGGCTATCAGAGAAGGCATCATCAAAACGGAGGAACCCGAGAGACTCCGCGAGGACTGCAGGCTGGGCACTGAGCCCGCATCCAATGGCCTGATCCATGGCAGCAAGGAGGTCATCCTGGGCCAGCCATCCAGTGCCTTTGGGCCACACCAGCAAGACCTCAGGATCCCTTTGACTCTACACACAGTCCCCCCTGGGGCCCGGATCCAGTTTCAGGGACCTCCACCTTCAGAGTTGATACGGTTGACCAAGGTCCCCTTGACACCAGTGCCTATTAAAATGCAATCTTTACTGGAGCCTTCTGTAAAAATTGAAACTAAAGATGTCCCGCTCACCGTGCTTCCCTCAGATGCAGGTATTAGACGACAGGGGAATCTGTTTTTCAAACTTCGTCTGTGTTGCCCCATAGCTGACATGTCAGCTTTCAGAAGcctaaactagaaaaataaagtcatggaACTGATTCATTACAGGGCAAAGTCTGCACAGGTATCACTTCCGATTGACTTGTACATATACCAGTAAAATACACTAACATGTTCCAAGAttcccaaacatttttttaaaaaatctattttaagacCCAGTGAATGATGAGATTTAGAAGTGACTAGTGTTTAtacacaaaatagaaatattctcACTAGATATCACAGTTACCTCAGCCCTCAGTTATGCTGCACTTAAACTACCGTATTTAGTAGCTTAATATTTTTACGTGtatcaagaagaaaattttaaatggtgtTTAATGAAAAAATGGTTATAATCCAGCAGGAAAGTTTATTCTGGATTTGGGGGtgatttgtcttctttaaaaatgaataggaaacatttttctaagagaaaagtAGTATATGATTAAATGTAACAGTTTAGTATTCTAAATGCTAAGGATTTATAgacatagaaaatgaaaacacagtagaATAAGCTagaaattgttttcaaagaaatgactatagttaacagcAGTAACAACTACGAACATATTTCTATCCATTACTTACGAACATATAGttagaaaattcttattttaaaatttaattcagacAGTATTATGCCAATCAGTATCATGGGAAATCATATCAATCATCAGTTCATATTTTCATTAactttcatatttattgttttcttatttttcttaatgatccTTTCTCTATTTCACCCTCTTGCTTTTATAAACTTCATTTTctaaaggagagaaagggagaccttTCTTTATAatacttatttgtgtgttttaaaccattttatgTATCAAGTAACTAAAGAGAAACAATATAGGAAATTTGTAGAAAGCTGTTTTTGATGAATTAGGTAAGAGATGTGAATTTAGCCACcttcttttattataatttcatttggttacttttgttatttttctttcatttttctgccaGGACATAGGATCAGTGTCGATTACCCACCTTGGCAAGAGCTTCTCCTTCATAGTgaaatatagtattatattatatttttgcttGAATGGACACTACAGGGCCATGTAAATGAATTCCTTTAAACATTTAGGGAACACTTAGCTAATGCTAGGATTATAGTCATGAATAAGTCATAGTTCTCATCCCCCagtaatagaatatttttaatgggAAAGAAACTATATGATAATTATTGGTAGAGGTATTACTAAAGCTCAAAGAAGTAATGAGCCAGCAGTTTACTATATTTTCAACATTATTACTCTTACAATAACTTCAACAATATTACcctttttgaagaaaagaagagtCATTCTAAGCTATAGTTTAGAATGCTGAGTTCAGGCGTTATGAGGCATTCTGGAATACTGCCAGTTCTTTGACTATATTGAAGTGTATATTTTctccagatatttaaaaataaatatagatgaaTGTGCACTTCACTTTaacattgtgtgtatgtatgtgtgtatgtagcacattaatttagtttttaatttttgtcatgtaGGAATACCAGATACTCCCTTCAGTAAGGACAGAAATGGTCATGTGAAGCGACCCATGAATGCATTTATGGTTTGGGCAAGGATTCACCGGCCAGCATTAGCCAAAGCTAACCCAGCAGCCAACAACGCAGAAATCAGTGTCCAGCTTGGGTTAGAATGGAACAAACTTAGCGAAGAACAAAAGAAACCCTATTATGATGAAGcacaaaagattaaagaaaaacacagagaggAATTTCCTGGTAATCCAATGAAATGAACAAAacctctttttagtttcttttaaatttatttaggtaAAGATTAGGTTAggttgaaatgaaaagacaaaaatgcatatttttctaatCCAATATGTACAATTAAGAGAATAATGGCTAATACTGTAGTAATGATTGAATCGATACTGGGCATAAGTTTTCTTAAATAGAACCAAATAGAGCATCTGGTCTCATACTTGCCAACTAATAACAAACCTGGCAATGTAACAAttttagtgtggttttgattaaatatatagaaatgaacTTAATGAAGGTAAAACTCCAGAGTTCTAGACTATAACTTTGCAAATAGAAAATGGAGAGTTAAAATCACAGCAACAGAAACAAATATGCATCATACACTTAATGAGAATGCAGGAATTGACACCATGCTCCATTTTAATGTTACACAGTTATCAGAACATAGTTGTGCCTTCTGACTGATAAATTTACCCTCATCATGATGTAGTTTTAAAGGAATTCTGATTTATCCTTCAGCTGTAGGACATTTAGATTAAGCTTGGGTAAAGGCAAAGTGTATGGCCAACATGATCATGCATGATGGGAGaggagttatttttttctaaaatattagcaGAAAGGTTCTGGATGTGGGGGTAGGTGGTCGCAGTGATACCCCTGGTTATTCAGTGGCTGCAAACTGTTATAACTCCACTTTTCTGACTTTGGAAGGAAATTGGGTTGTCTGTGGACTTAAGACTGCCAAGTTTAGGAGAGTGACTCTTCCAACTAGGCATAAAAATGACTGGTCGTTAGTGACCGTTTCATTGTAAGATATAGACAATTAGATCTcacagaaaggaaacaggagaTGAATAATATCTTACCTTACAGGTAAAGGAAAAGCCTTGAGATTCAAACCCAATGTCTTTAATGTTGATTTTACTATGGAATCAATATGTGTCTTTGGATATAAGACATTTGACCTCACTCTGAATTGTGGGTTATAACACCGACCACTAGTTAAGAGCTATCTGGATAttaaaatgcacagaaatagcctaataaagctggaaaagacaCTTTAgacaataacttatttttttttaatttagaagtattttggatattttattgtgaaaaaaacTATCTAAAGGCTAAATAGGGCCTATATGTTCAAATTAAAAATTGCTTATCTTCTTCTATAGGTTGGGTTTATCAACCTCGTCCAGGGAAGCGAAAACGCTTCCCTTTAAGTGTTTCCAATGTATTTTCTGGTACCACACAGAATATCGTGTCTACAAATCCTACAACAATATATCCTTATCGCTCACCTACCTACTCTGTGGTAATTCCCAGCCTACAGAATACCATCACTCAACCAGTTGGTGAGTTGGCTTTATTGTAGATTATGAGTTTTTTTAATAACTGTGAAAATTTTACCTTAAGGTGAAATTTTGTTTCTGTTAGCTTAAGAATTTTTAGAACAACAATATTAAgggaaaaaatcaagaagaaatgtttaatgtttaaaagcATTAAATTGGAGAAGGAAAAATTTCAATAGACCTCAAAGCACTTGGTTTGCCAGAGTAGCAAATGTTCCATGTGTAAAACTTCAGACCTTTTAACCAAATCAGCATTAGCACATAGATTAGGCAGATAATGCAGGAAATGACTGACATAATTCAATAGGAAATAGGAGTGTCTTTGTACTATCACCAAAAAAGAATGCCTTGCTAATGGGATATAGAGCATCCTGTTTTGGAATTTAGCAATGATGACTGATCTGTTAAGACTGTTCTCTTGCTGCTCTAGAAAAGTAGTGAAAGTAATCTATTTTCTACCAAATATCTGGTTCTTTATATTGTCTTTCCCTAAATTTCTCTTCTATTATCAATTCTTTATAACATTCCTGTCTGTTGCTTTTAAGAACCCAAAGTTGAGAATCTATTATCTTGATAACTTGTTATTGGGCTGTCCATCATGGGTTTGTTCTTCTAGCACCTATTTTACAATCTCTTAGGCAGAGCTTTATACATTCACTACTTACTGTTACTTGTCCTAAAACCACTGCTTTTTCTAGTTGCCACCTGTTGCTCCTTCTGGTAATACAGCCACCCCTTAGCACTAAGGGGTTTAGATATGTTAAAAATTGACTTTTTAGAATCTTAcacattttcaatgttttttttttcccctatgtatCATTATAGCAATTGATAGGAACAAAGCCACATTTAAGATGTCTAGGCTCAAGAGAAAGATGCAGAAAGCTGATTATGTTGCCTTATTCTCTTCCAGCAGAGTCAGGCACTTTCACACGTCATTATTTGGTAGTATCTCCTTTAATCCTGTATTTCAACCTAGGCTTAATTAAGcctttgttgatttattttgttttgtctgctATGTTATTTATGATTTATGCTTTCACAATccatatttcttctctttattcttcctttcaagACCTCTCTTCTATCTGCCTCTATCCACAGTTAAATACTGCATGAGACCATTTGTATCTACTTCATCTAATATTTTCTCAGTTATGACTTTGAGCTTCTATATAATTATTAGGTGAATGCTGCCTAAGATCtagttatattaattttatcaaCTTGGATTAGAACATTCTGTGAACTTGACATTATACTACTGTAATCTATATAATCTTAACCTATCTGCTATGAAAATGAATTAGGGTTCAGAAATCTTACAGTCTTCTTCTGTAGGTGAAGGGGTTTATTGAGTCTCTCTGGTCttctttcagttgccttttataCTATAATGACTATTCCACTGATTCCACTGTGTTCCTTCTATAAAAGTGAAGTCACTTAGTATTGACTTTGAGGTCCCTCAGATGTGACTCCTTCAATTTTCCTTTGGattgcttaatttttatttatacttacatACCTGGGCAGCCCTGTTTAATACATTTGGacaaactttccatttttaaaagatttctttcctttttgatgggttctctgttctctttAATTTGGTCAGTTAACCAATAACTCTGATTTTTGAGGCACATTTTTTACTTCTAGGTTTTTAGCGTTATCATATAAAAtaaccttcatttttaaatgaactctTCATTTTAGGTACCcctattacctttttttttcccctacgcAACATCTGTATTTCCAAAAATCAACCCAAGAATGgactttttttggtctttttttgttgttaggaTCTTAAATTTAAGTATGTTGTGATCACTAGGCAATATTTCATATACAGAATTCATGCACCTCCTAGTAGTCTTTATCCATTATTTGGTTCTCAGTCAAGCTTATTTCATTTTACTGTGTAGAAGCAATTATTTGTTGTATGTACTGGATCATCCTAGCACATTTTTATCTCATTCTGTCAATCTATTTGAAATCTAGCAATGTAATTTGGTATCCTACCTTGTTTTGACGAACTTTTCCATCTCAATCTATAGTGTATTCCACTGCCATATTTGCATGCCTGCCTACCTGTCCCCCACTGCCTAATGTTTATTAAGCACGAGTTATAGATAAAACTCTGTGCTTGAGGCAGAATATAAAAGTATCTTTACAGTCTCTTATATAAGAGCTTATAAGGTAGTTCTAGAGAGGATAGATAAAAATACAACCAATTTTACTACTTCTTTGATGGAATCTGTAGTACCTTGTCTGATATCATTTCTGTGACCAGTGCATTATGTTCACTCCACCTTTCACATTTAATGCCACATCCCGAGCTCTTCTCCTATTTCTCATTTCCAAAAATGATTACAGCATGATAGtccagaattctttttaaacatcttttatcAAATACCTTTGATGCCAGTTATGCCAGtactattattttatattgtcAAGTTTGTTTACTTTAACGTCTTACAGAATTCTagtgaaaattatatatatatatttttttagtgtttatttttgagagagtgtgagcaggggaagggcagagagagcgagagagagaattccaagcaggctctgagctgttagcacagagccggacatggggctcaattccatgaaccatgaaatcattacctaagctgaaattaagagttggatacttaaccaacttagccacccaggcaccctagaaatTATTTTGGCCTGGGTTTTGAATGTCactttatacatatatgaattttctggttaattattttgttctctacattttatttctcaggACTGAAATTGGTTTGCCTTATTTTATCTTCACTCATTTGACATCTTTCACTCTTCTGAATTCATACCTTTCTctaaatttttagttaaaaaagtTTACTACTATTTCAGTTGTTTGATGCCTTTTTGGTTTACCCACCTCTTCTTGTTTGACTGAAACAAGCCAAAAAAACCCTCCACTGTTCCGATCCTATTATAATCCCAAAAAAGCTAGTTGTCTCTCTACCTTAAGATCCATTCCAGCAAAGTATTATGTCCATGAAAGACACAACTCTGGCTCAGAAATTACTTGAAAAGTGATATAGCTCTATATTGTAGGTTTTCTTGAGAGGGTAGGGAAGGAGGAATCACATGGTTCAACATATAGTAAGTCTTGGGACTCCTCATTACCATTGTCTCTCTCCAaagtcccactttttttttttttaatcagttgcCTAACTGTCCCAATTCTTTATTCCCCAactctgtctctgcatctctgcctattactttatttctctctcctctctttctttctctgcctctttttctctttactcaGCCATATGCTGGTTCTTCTCTCCTTACTATCTCCATATAGCTTTTTCTTGTAGAGAAATATGGGCTGTCCTCATTTTCTGCCATTCCTTACTCCTTCACTGTTTATCCCAGCCACACAACAAAATCCTAGTTGCACTCTTTGTCCAGTCAGCACAGGCAGTGGATTCTTCCTTTTTTGTAGAGATGGTGAGAGATTATTTGTAGAGATCGTGAgagagataacttttttttttgttcctgtcATACTATACTATAGGACTAGAATTCTGCTCTTTATCTCATGTAATGATTAGATAATGCAAGCTGCTTTAACAAGCACCTAAACATAATGGTTTAAACAGgattatggtttatttttatacatttcaagTTTAAAATAGGTATTTCTAATCAGTGTATAGCCGTCTTTGAAAGAGTGCCTCATAGACACAGACTTCTACCCTGTGGCACTGCCATCTTTAATATGTGGCATCCAAGGCCACCAGACCTCGTGTGCATGAACctgcagaaagggaaagagcatGGAAGATAATGCATGAAAGTTTTTCATGGACCAGTCTTAGAACTGGTGCAAATTTCTTCTACCTTCCACTGGGTAGCCCTTAGCCAAATGGCAGTTCctaactgcaaaggaggctgggaaggatAATCTAGCTATAtgctagagaagaaaacaagagactGGCTAGTCTTTTACATACTTTATCTACAGCTTGAAACATTAGAGCTCTGCCCTTCCCACAAGTCTTCCCTATTCACTGACAGTTTATAGAGATGACTGGATGATGCAGACTTTAACTTCCTGCTTAACCACTGGAATTTTGACATTTAAGACATCTTCATTATAGTACAGTGTAattatgcatcttttttttttttttaacctcagaccaaaacagtgcctggcatatgttTGTTGCTTAGTGAATATTGAATTAAAGGAATGCATGACTTATCATCTCATGCCTCATACctcttttttttatagaaatatctttggtaaaaaagaacatttcatatCAGCTAAAAGATGAGTCCCTTCCTTCTTCAGTAGCTGAAGTAATATTAGTTGGTCTGTGtagttcctttcctttctttaggAAGATCCTACTTCTTTAATGAAGACTGAGAGCTTCTTATACTAGCTATGGGGGAAAGAAACCTGTGTCAGAGGTAGATTTTAGGAGCAGATGTCTTGAGTGCAGTGATAATTAATAAAACTTTTGAAAGATTTTACGCATCAGCCCAGCTTCATAGTTGTTTAGAGAAGGGAGTTCTCTTTATACTAGATCAGTGGTAGAAGTGCTGTCAGTTATAGACTTATttgttagttgttgttgttttcatctaGTCATACCTTTCTTAACTATTATTAACCAAGTTCTTTGCCAAATACTGGGATGCAAACATGAATGAAACTGTTCCTTCTCTCAAGCTTCCAGTTTTTTGATTGTGGTAAAGGTGACAGGCAAGCAAATAACAAAGATTTATACTATTTTGTGATAAATTATAGATTTACATGTTCTGAGGGAACATGGAAGAGGGAAATTACTTTATGCTTGATCAATCAGGAAAGGCCTAAGGCCTGTGCCTCACAGATGAGAGGGTACATAACTCTATCAACTAAGAATCAGGACGGCTTCATTTACACCCTTCTCCTATATTATCTGTACTTAACTCCTATATTATCTGTAACTTAACTTAAGTACAGATATATCCCAATTTCTTGCCTGCAATATATCCCTTAATTTCTTGCCTGCAAGTTTAAGAGGAGTATTATATGCCTTatctggagagaaagaagaaaggaaaggcctTACCTGGGCAAGACTAAGAGAAGATCTGCATTCCTTTCAGCCTCGCACAAGACAGTTCTAATCATAGAGTTTGCTCTTGGACTGCATCTTATATATGAACAGAGGTCTAACTGCATTGGAATAAACCAGATCATGGGTCTATTGCTATGGCTTCTCTAtgtctttctttggaaaagtttagTTTATTTCAGCTAAATGTGTCATTTAAATAACTCAGAAACTCAATTAGTCCTCTCCTGTTCAAGAACATGATTGTTTTATCTACCTTTAAAAATCCTGCCATATCCATCATGCTTTGCTGCAATAATATTCCTTTCCTATCTGCCACAAATTGTTGATCTGTGGCGAGTCTTCTTCTCACCTGGGCATTTCCTTCTGTATCCACATTGAAtgtaataaagcaaaataattttactgattgcttattttttcaattaaaacattaaatgttGTTCATAATTTAGTTTAATATAGAGAAGTATATGACATAGGAGAGAAATGATGCATACCGCTGCCCTGAAAcctcaaataatatttaaaataaagttaacataTTTAGACAATAGAAAATTCAAATGGTATTGATAGATATAAAATGAAAGTCTAGCTTTTTTTTCTGCACCACTGCCCTGTCCCTTTCCCCAGATGATTGTTCCTTACAAGTAACCGTATTATTAGTTTCAGtagtttcatattattttttaacgaaagatttatatatacatattagcgtttgtgtgtatttgtctttcactcaAACACTCaataattttgttcatttatttattcattcaaaagtaTTTGTGGAGGGCCTATTCTGTGCCAGCTAGAATTTTGAgccctggggatacagcagtgagcaaaacaaaaGGTTTGTCTTCTCATGGCACGTAGAATCTaggtgggaaagagagacaaaaaatgtaaaataggtaAACAAAATGACTTTGATTTGTTTAAAATACTATACAGGAAATAGAGTGGTTTGATGTGGTGATGTTGTTAGGTAAGCTGGTTAGTGAAGGCTTCTGGTTGTACAGTTTATtaaattctgaaaaaagaaagacatggagCAATTCAGTTAATGCTAGACctatgctgtttttatttctaaaggtGACGCCACACCTGCCATCCAGCTGCCCACACCTGCAGTCCAGCACCCAAGCCCCATCTCACTTTTCCAGCCCACTGTCTCCAGTACTGCTCAGGTGGCTGTCCAGGCTCCAAGTCTGCCCCTCCGATCGGCACTCCCACCCCAGCGCTTCGCCGGGCCCTCCCAGACAGACACTCATCGGCTACATTCTGGAGCCAATCGCTCTGTGAAGAGACCCACTCCTGTCTCTCTGGAGAACACCAACAGGATTCCAACAAGTGCAAGTACTGCCCATGCCAGATTTGCAACCTCAACCATCCAGCCTCCCAAGGAGTATCCCAGCGTTTCCACTTGTCCCAGAAGTGCTCCAATCCCCCAGGCTCCTCCTATCCCACACTCACATGTTTACCAGGCTTCTCCCCTTGGCCATCCAGCCACATTGTTTGGGACACCACCGCGATTCTCTTTTCATCACCCTTACTTCCTACCTGGACCTCACTACTTCCCATCAaggtaaatgaacatttttttttctttcacctaaAGATACATATAGCTAacaaatttttagtaaaaaaaaggGACTTCCTCAATTCTGGTTGGAATCTGATTTAGATTAGAGGCTGAGTAGGGGCCAAGCAGTCAACATAAATATATGAAGGAGGATAGATGAGGACTAAGGGAGCAAAAGAGAGTTCATGCCCCATCTAATAAGATAGCTGTTACTCAGCTTTAGCTGACTGTTGCCACAAGATAATATGGGCTCCAATGTTATCAGATatgatttttcagaaaaaatcAGTGATAA
Coding sequences:
- the SOX30 gene encoding transcription factor SOX-30 isoform X2; its protein translation is MERARPEPPLQLHQLPRATPPRPLRPAPPQLPVEGTSFRAAGADLPASPPTPCAAAITTVASSCGEAQSSSVQPAARRLLQVKSEQVLLLPPGPPLPQALEEGVVASPSPARLLQLRPELLLLPPPPPASDGAPCRPELHPVQPRALHVKAEKQEPGPGLDPSAGTRRPVEAGHRAPREAKVEGPGPTLDCRRGGEKKGRLEAEEVMRDAAKGGEGKNLVAIREGIIKTEEPERLREDCRLGTEPASNGLIHGSKEVILGQPSSAFGPHQQDLRIPLTLHTVPPGARIQFQGPPPSELIRLTKVPLTPVPIKMQSLLEPSVKIETKDVPLTVLPSDAGIPDTPFSKDRNGHVKRPMNAFMVWARIHRPALAKANPAANNAEISVQLGLEWNKLSEEQKKPYYDEAQKIKEKHREEFPGWVYQPRPGKRKRFPLSVSNVFSGTTQNIVSTNPTTIYPYRSPTYSVVIPSLQNTITQPVARALIVGLPLAMEIFQVQCQNALVIMKTGTKNTRLCFQL
- the SOX30 gene encoding transcription factor SOX-30 isoform X1, which gives rise to MERARPEPPLQLHQLPRATPPRPLRPAPPQLPVEGTSFRAAGADLPASPPTPCAAAITTVASSCGEAQSSSVQPAARRLLQVKSEQVLLLPPGPPLPQALEEGVVASPSPARLLQLRPELLLLPPPPPASDGAPCRPELHPVQPRALHVKAEKQEPGPGLDPSAGTRRPVEAGHRAPREAKVEGPGPTLDCRRGGEKKGRLEAEEVMRDAAKGGEGKNLVAIREGIIKTEEPERLREDCRLGTEPASNGLIHGSKEVILGQPSSAFGPHQQDLRIPLTLHTVPPGARIQFQGPPPSELIRLTKVPLTPVPIKMQSLLEPSVKIETKDVPLTVLPSDAGIPDTPFSKDRNGHVKRPMNAFMVWARIHRPALAKANPAANNAEISVQLGLEWNKLSEEQKKPYYDEAQKIKEKHREEFPGWVYQPRPGKRKRFPLSVSNVFSGTTQNIVSTNPTTIYPYRSPTYSVVIPSLQNTITQPVGDATPAIQLPTPAVQHPSPISLFQPTVSSTAQVAVQAPSLPLRSALPPQRFAGPSQTDTHRLHSGANRSVKRPTPVSLENTNRIPTSASTAHARFATSTIQPPKEYPSVSTCPRSAPIPQAPPIPHSHVYQASPLGHPATLFGTPPRFSFHHPYFLPGPHYFPSSTCPYSRPPFGYGNFPSSMPECLGYYEDRYQKHEAMFSALNRDYPFRDYPDERTHSEDSRSCESVDGTSYYNSHSHSGEEYLNPMPQLDIGALENVFTAPTSTPSSIQQVNVTDSDEEDEEKVLRNL